One Helianthus annuus cultivar XRQ/B chromosome 12, HanXRQr2.0-SUNRISE, whole genome shotgun sequence genomic region harbors:
- the LOC110896610 gene encoding NADH dehydrogenase [ubiquinone] iron-sulfur protein 4, mitochondrial gives MATSLRRIGIHTTNAHRSLIPQLINRFSTDALSVEYKAGEISTVSGIPEEHLQRRVIIYSPARTTSQQGAGKVGKWKINFISTQKWENPLMGWTSTGDPYTNVGDSALSFKSEADAKAFEEWNYTVKKHQTPLMNARAYADNFKWKGSLSFK, from the coding sequence ATGGCGACCTCTCTCCGTCGTATCGGAATCCACACAACCAATGCTCACCGATCACTAATTCCTCAACTCATCAATCGATTCTCCACAGATGCTTTATCTGTCGAGTACAAAGCCGGAGAAATAAGCACCGTTTCCGGCATTCCAGAAGAACATCTTCAACGGAGAGTTATTATCTATTCACCTGCTCGAACAACCTCACAGCAAGGAGCCGGAAAAGTTGGAAAGTGGAAAATCAATTTTATATCCACACAGAAATGGGAAAATCCATTGATGGGTTGGACATCCACTGGGGATCCATATACCAATGTTGGTGACTCAGCACTTAGTTTCAAAAGCGAAGCAGATGCAAAAGCGTTTGAAGAATGGAACTATACGGTCAAGAAGCACCAGACACCTCTAATGAACGCAAGGGCCTATGCAGACAACTTCAAATGGAAGGGCTCCCTTTcttttaaataa